ACCAATTTGGGATGTCCGATTTTGGATTTAGGGAGTGCATTTTCATCTTTATTTATCACTCCCTACTTCTATCTTAAATTTAACTCGCGATCGCCTCTGTTTTTTCTGCCACTACTGGGATGTATGGTTTTTCAGCACCTTGGGCTAAATATGCAGCTAGTTGGTTTTCAATTTCATCACGAACAATTTGGCGATACTCTAAGAAATGTTCGTTATGGGCGCAAACAGCAATGTAGTGGTCAACAACAGCAGGGTTGCGCTTGAGAAGACTGAACAAATGATGCCAGAATTTCCAGCGAGTTTCCCGCTTAATTCCTTGTCGCCAAATTACAATCAACAATGCTTTAATTACTACCCACTCTGGCATTCTGAATGGTGCTTTCCATTTTGGTGTACCCATCATTAAAAAGCAGCGATAAGTCCGATCTAAATATTGTACTGGGTCGTATAAAGCGCAAAAAGCCTCAACGTATTCTCTGGCCAGTTCTTCTAAAGGACGGGTGGGGATGAAGTTCATCAACGTAGTTTGGTTGATGTTACTTTCGGTATTTTCCCGCAGTCTGCCTTCTTTTTTCAGGCGATGCCACAGGGCGGTGTTGGGTAGTGCTTGTAACATGGCGAAGGTGGTTGAGGGAATCCCTGCTTGTTCAGCAAAACGGACGATGCGATCGCCTGCGCCAGCTTTTTCGCCATCAAACCCGATAATAAACCCAGCCATTGGGCGCAACCCCGCTTTGATGATGGTTTGTACTGCATCTGTCAAAGAGTTACGGGTATTTTGAAACTTCTTGGTTAATTGCAAGCTATCTTCATCTGGTGTTTCAATTCCCAAAAATACTGCCGAGAAACCAGACTCAACCATCAATTCTAATAATTCTTCGTCTTGTGCTAAGTCAACTGAAGCTTCGGTGTCAAATTTAAAGGGATATTGATGTTCCTCCATCCAAACTTTTAACTCTTTCAGCAACAATTTCACATTCCGTTTGTTACCGATAAAGTTGTCATCTACCATGAACACGCCCCGCCGCCAACCCAACTCATAGAGATAATCTAACTCTGCTAACAATTGTGCTGGAGTTTTGGTGCGTGGTTTGCGGCCGTAAAGTACAATAATGTCGCAAAATTCGCACTGGAAGGGACAACCACGCGAAAACTGCACCGACATCATGTCATAAGCATCTAATTCTAATAAATCAAAGCGGGGTACTGGTGTGCTAGTGACATCAGGTTTTTCAGCAGTGCGGAAAGTCCCAGATTTTTCTCCCCGTTGAATTGCTTCCACAAACATTGGTAAGGTGATTTCGCCTTCATCCAAAATCAGGAAGTCTGCACCAACATTCTGCACAGCAGAAGGCGTGGAAGTTGGATAAGGGCCACCAACTGCGACTAACTTACCACGGCGTTTTGCTTCTTGAATTTGCTCCAGTAAGTCTTGCTTTTGGACAATCATCGCTGAGAAAATAACAATATCTGCCCATTCCCATTCTGCTTCTGTTACTGGGCGAATGTTGCGATCAACCAGCTTAAATTCCCATTCTTGTGGAAGAATTGCGGCTACAGTCACTAAACCCAAAGGTGGTAGTAAAACCTTGCGATCAACTAAATCCAGAATCTTTTCATAAGACCAAAAGGTTTTAGGAAATATTGGATAAACTAATAAAATTCGCATTTAGTAGCAAACCTCACACTTTGATTGTTATCCCACTCTAACGGAAATAATTACTTATTGACTTTATATTGGCTTTAGCTTACCTTTAATGGTTTTGCCTGTGCAATTAGTGAACTAGAAATATTTTGTGCCTTATTTTAAAAATATGATGCCTCTCGATTCTTGATGATGTAAGTAAGAGGTCAACATGGTACAGGTATCTCCAAACCCAGACAGCGAAACCTTATTAATTGAGTTACCGAAAGCGATCGCATTGTATGTCACCCAGGAACAGTTTACCGCTTTAGCCGCAGCTAACCGAGATTTGAGGCTGGAAAGAACTGCAAAAGGAGATTTAATCGTAAATCCGCCAACTGGTTGGGAAACAGGGAAACGTAATGCAACCATTTCGGGAGAATTGTATTTATGGTGGCGGAATGCAGGTGAACCAGGTCAAGCTTTTGACTCTTCTCACTCCTCTTTTGTCACACTAAATGGTGCAATTCGTTCTCCCGATGCTTCTTGGGTAAGCCTAGGACGTTGGCAAGCACTGACTCCAGAACAAAAAGGAACTTTTGCTAATATCTGCCCGGATTTTGTAGTTGAATTACGCTCTAGTTCGGATACGCTTAAATCTCTGCAAGAGAAAATGCGGGAGTACACCGAAAATGGCACGAAACTCGGTTGGTTAATTGATCCGCAACAGCGACGGGTAGAAATTTATCGCCCAAGTTTGGCAGTGGAAGTATTAGATAATCCGGCTGAGTTGTCGGGTGAAGAAGTTTTACCAGGGTTCGTAAAGTGCGATCGCACTTTAAATTACTGCTCGAAACAGTAATTTTACAATATTTACAATTTTGTAACATCAAAACTTAGCAATTTATTTTTTCCTTGGCACACCGCTAATTTTTAAAACATCACTCATAGTTGCACAATAATTTGGCAAACTAAAACTCGCAGGATTGACAGCATTTTTATATGTAAAGTGGCGATAGTTCATGCAGAATCTATCCCAAGCTGCCATTTGGATGCGGAACACGGCAATAATTAAATTGGCTAATGATATAGATAGAGGAATACGAAAATAGATTTTTTTGCCTAGATAAGCACAAACTTCTTCAATTGCTTGATTAACGTGTAACCCTTTTTGGCCTAAAACTAATTTGCGTTGTTCGTCTGTTTCGGGCGGATTTTCAATTAAATATTCTACGACGGTTGCAATATCTTGTCCGTGGATAAAGTGAAAACTACCGTCTGCTTGTAAAAAGCGAATTAAATTAATATATTTTGTAACTTCTTGAATGCCAGAAGTGAGGTGTGAATAGGGTTTGTTGGCATCACCGCCTAAAACTAAGGTAGGAAAAACTGTGGTGATTTTAGGTGCGATCGCTAGTTTTTCTTTTTCATGCAAGCATTGGTATTTAGAACCGATATAATCTGTCCCAATCTCACCTGCTTCTTTCAAAGGTTGATTTTTGTTATTTAACACACTAGCAGTTGAAAAATAAATTACCTGTTCGCAGCGTTCTGGGTTTAATAAACTTAGTAATTCTAGTGTTTTGTTGACATTAATATCGTAAGTATTTTCTCCACCCCAGGCTGTTGCTGTTAACACTGCTACATCAATAGTTAATAACAAATCCGCAAAACGTTTAATGTCTTGCATATCGCCTTGCAAGACTGTGACACCAGGACGGAATTGCGTATTAACTTGTAGTTTATTAGGGTTTCTAACTAGTAAAAATAGCTCGTGATTTGTATTTTGAATTAATATTTCTGAAATGTAATGACCGATGCAGCCACTTGCACCTGTAATTAAAATTCTTTTCTGAATCATAATAAGTTTTTTAACTTAAGATTTAAAAATAAGATGAAATGTTCCGCGCTAGAGTTTAGCGTGCTAAATTTTCATCTTCTAGCAGCATCTCAATTACTTCACGCAGATTTTCGTTTAACTCATCTAATGTTTCACCTTGAGAATGCGCTCCAGGAAAACCAGGAACATACCCAACATATAGATTTGTGTCGGGATCACGTTCGATTATCGCTGTAAAAGTTTTCATAAAAATAGATATTTCAGCAATGCAATTATTATGTCTTTGTGGTTCAAAAATTGTTACCACAAAGACACAAAGTTAATTAACTCACCAGTGCTGCTGTACTAAGTTGCTTGGCTGTTTCAAAGAAGAAAGCAACATTTTCTTCTGGGGTATCTGGTAGGACACCATGACCGAGGTTAAGGATATGACCCCAGTTACCAGCTTTGCGAACGGTATCATAAATGCGATCGCGGATGAACTCTTTGGAACCGTAGAGTACACCAGGATCAAGATTACCTTGCACTTTTACGTGTTTGCCTAATCTGGCGCGAGCATCCGCCATGTCTACTGTCCAATCGACGCTGACAATATCAGCACCAGATTGAGCCATTCTTTCCAACACGCCTGCACTACCGCTAACTAAAAGAATTAATGGTGTGTGGGGGTGGGTTTGCTTGACTTGCTCGAATACGCGTTGCTGATAGGGACGGGCAAAGGTATCGTAATCTTGAGGGCTTAATTGTCCCGCCCAAGAATCGAACATTTGCACTACTTGTGCGCCGCAGTCAATTTGGTAACGGGCGTAAACAGCGATCGCATCTGCCAATTTTGTTAGCAGTTGGTGTAAAATTGCCGGGTCTGAGAAGGCCAAGTTTTTGATGATGGAATAGGTTTTAGAACCTTTTCCTTCCACTGCGTAAGCAGCTAACGTCCACGGCGCACCGACAAAGCCTAATACTGTTGATTTGTCGCCCACTTCTTGGCGTAATGCCTGCAAGATGGGTTTAATAAACGGTAGAGCCGCCTCTGGTTCTAAATCATGCAGGCTATCGATTTGTGCTTGAGTGCGAATGGGCGAATGAATGATTGGCCCTTTACCTTCCGCAATGTCCATATCAATGCCCAAACCAGGCAATGGAGTTACAATGTCGGAAAATAAAATCACTCCGTCCGGCTGGAAGGCTCTCCAAGGTTGTAGGGATACTTCAATCGCTACTTCAGGAATTTCGGAGCGATCGCGAAATGAAGGATACTTTTCCCTTAAGTCTCGGTACGCCTTCATATATCGTCCCGCTTGTCGCATCATCCATACTGGGGGACGATCTACTATTTCACCACGAGCAGCCCGCAGGAGATGAGGGGCCGTTGACGAAACACCCATTTAACACTTCATCCTAAGTCACTTTGTTATGTCACTGTTTAGCTTATCATTCTGGGATTACGCTTTTTCAGAAGGCTTGCTTGAAAAGCCCAAGTCTTAGCTTTACTTAACTTAAATATGCAACCTAATTCTAATAATCCAAATCCTTCTAATGTTGCAGCTACTAATAGCAATTCTCCATCAGTAAAATTTTTCATACCCCGCACCCAACGGCGCAAGTTTTTTTTATTGTTTACTGGTATGACAGTTTTAGGTTGGGTAGTAGGTGGTGTAGCTAGTTTGGCGATCGAAAGAATTCTTACGCAAAGTCTAGCTGCGGCTGGGTCTGTACAATTGCAAACATGGAGTTATTGGATAAGATTACTCAGTAATATTGTGTTTGCCTTAGTTTTTGCTGGCGACCAAGCTTTAGTCATACGACGCTATCTCTCTGGTTGGCGCTGGATGATTGCTACTACTATAGGTTGGCTAACTGCTGACTGTGTTGCGACAGCTTGGATTAATTATATTTCCTCCATAGCCAGTTCCCTGAATGAAACGTTATCTTCTGAGTTAGTTATTATCTTTGGATTCCTATCAACAATTGCTTATATTTTTTCAGGTATTTGGTTGGGATTGATTCAATGGTTAGTAGTGCGGCGTTATACCATCAAAGCTTGGTGGTGGAGTTTTGTTCCTTCTATTGCTTTTTTATTGATTAGTTTGTTGGTTTGGTTACTATCTTTTGTGCAGAATTTTCTGCCCGAAGCAATATTGTACGGCAGCCAACAAGGATTTACAGCAATTATCCTAGGAGTAGTCCCAGCTATTGGTTTTTGTAGTTTAAAAAGACGTTTACCAAGACAGACTCAGGCAAGTTAAGCAGAGAATTTTTAGTAGAAAATACACTTATGTTTCACTACAATCCGTTATCCTGTTTACCTTCATCAGCCGAAGTACCAGATTCTGATGATACACCCGTGGATAATGAATTACAAATATTAATTCCTAGCTTATTATACTCTTAGCTAAATTACAGCAAAAAAGCATCGACCCCAACAATTTATAAAAACTATGGGAAACATCAATTCAGTGGTCATTGCTACTGGTACACATGGCAATGAATTTACAGGAATATATCTAGGTAAAAAGTTTGAACAGTTTCCGAAACTGATTCAACGGCCTAGTTTTGATACTCGCGTTTTATTGAGTAATCCCAAGGCGTTTGCAGCAGCTAGACGCTATATTGACAAAGACTTAAATCGTTGCTTTGCATCAGAAGATATCAAAAATCCCCAACTTGCAAGTTATGAAGATATCTTGGCAAAAAATATCTATTATTTACTAGCAGAAGAAAGCAAACATCAGCAACAAGTAATTATTGATTTGCATAGTTCAACTGCAAATATGCAGTTAACTATAATTTTGGGCAGTAAACATCCATTTATCTTACAATTAGCTGCCCATTTAAATGCAATTAATCCTGATGTGAGAATTTGTTATTCTCAACCGACAAGAGATTCTAACTTTTTGTGTTCAATATCTGAATTGGGTTTTGCAATTGAAGTAGGGCCTGTAGCACAGGGAGTTTTAAATGCTGAGTTATTTCAAAAAACTGAAGCTTTAATTTATCAAGTTTTAGACTATATCGAAAGTTATAATCATGGTATGAACCAACCACAAACTAGTACACTTACATATTATCAATATGCAGGAGTGATTGATTATCCGCGAAACGAATATGGAGAAATTCAAGGAATGATTTACCCACAACTTCAGTTTCGAGATTATGAACCACTTAACCCTGGTGAACCAATATTTTTAACCTTTGATGGAACTGCGATCGCCTATCAAGGTCAATCTACAGTTTATCCTATTTTTATTAACGAAGCTGCATATTATGAAAAGGGAATCGCGATGTGTTTAACCCAAAAGAAAACCTTAGAAATATAGTTTTAGGAGTCAGATATGGAACGCGAAGTTAAATCTGCTGATGGAACCGCCTGGAAATGTGTGCAAGTATTTTCAGGACTTTCTGATAACGCAGAAAATCAAGATGCAGCGCAAGTTAAAGGCGAACCTGATACATATTGGGTTGTTTGTACACCCAATGGTGGCTCACAGTCAGTTAGGTTAAAGTTACAAGGTGAATGGTATTATAACTACTCTGATGAAGAATTATTAGACGAAATCCAAGCGCAGCAGTAGTGAGCTTTTTCCAGCAATTAACTGCGTACATTCATTAGTAAAAAACATCTGCTAACCTCTCGGACTTAGCTGAGAGATTTGTACAATCGGTGTGCAATAGGATGGTTAGACTGTACCTAATGGAGCGTTCCAACTAGCGTTCCTATCTTCATTTTTATTCAATCTG
This window of the Nostoc sp. HK-01 genome carries:
- a CDS encoding cobalamin B12-binding protein, yielding MRILLVYPIFPKTFWSYEKILDLVDRKVLLPPLGLVTVAAILPQEWEFKLVDRNIRPVTEAEWEWADIVIFSAMIVQKQDLLEQIQEAKRRGKLVAVGGPYPTSTPSAVQNVGADFLILDEGEITLPMFVEAIQRGEKSGTFRTAEKPDVTSTPVPRFDLLELDAYDMMSVQFSRGCPFQCEFCDIIVLYGRKPRTKTPAQLLAELDYLYELGWRRGVFMVDDNFIGNKRNVKLLLKELKVWMEEHQYPFKFDTEASVDLAQDEELLELMVESGFSAVFLGIETPDEDSLQLTKKFQNTRNSLTDAVQTIIKAGLRPMAGFIIGFDGEKAGAGDRIVRFAEQAGIPSTTFAMLQALPNTALWHRLKKEGRLRENTESNINQTTLMNFIPTRPLEELAREYVEAFCALYDPVQYLDRTYRCFLMMGTPKWKAPFRMPEWVVIKALLIVIWRQGIKRETRWKFWHHLFSLLKRNPAVVDHYIAVCAHNEHFLEYRQIVRDEIENQLAAYLAQGAEKPYIPVVAEKTEAIAS
- a CDS encoding NAD-dependent epimerase/dehydratase; translated protein: MIQKRILITGASGCIGHYISEILIQNTNHELFLLVRNPNKLQVNTQFRPGVTVLQGDMQDIKRFADLLLTIDVAVLTATAWGGENTYDINVNKTLELLSLLNPERCEQVIYFSTASVLNNKNQPLKEAGEIGTDYIGSKYQCLHEKEKLAIAPKITTVFPTLVLGGDANKPYSHLTSGIQEVTKYINLIRFLQADGSFHFIHGQDIATVVEYLIENPPETDEQRKLVLGQKGLHVNQAIEEVCAYLGKKIYFRIPLSISLANLIIAVFRIQMAAWDRFCMNYRHFTYKNAVNPASFSLPNYCATMSDVLKISGVPRKK
- a CDS encoding uroporphyrinogen decarboxylase, producing the protein MGVSSTAPHLLRAARGEIVDRPPVWMMRQAGRYMKAYRDLREKYPSFRDRSEIPEVAIEVSLQPWRAFQPDGVILFSDIVTPLPGLGIDMDIAEGKGPIIHSPIRTQAQIDSLHDLEPEAALPFIKPILQALRQEVGDKSTVLGFVGAPWTLAAYAVEGKGSKTYSIIKNLAFSDPAILHQLLTKLADAIAVYARYQIDCGAQVVQMFDSWAGQLSPQDYDTFARPYQQRVFEQVKQTHPHTPLILLVSGSAGVLERMAQSGADIVSVDWTVDMADARARLGKHVKVQGNLDPGVLYGSKEFIRDRIYDTVRKAGNWGHILNLGHGVLPDTPEENVAFFFETAKQLSTAALVS
- a CDS encoding aspartoacylase — translated: MGNINSVVIATGTHGNEFTGIYLGKKFEQFPKLIQRPSFDTRVLLSNPKAFAAARRYIDKDLNRCFASEDIKNPQLASYEDILAKNIYYLLAEESKHQQQVIIDLHSSTANMQLTIILGSKHPFILQLAAHLNAINPDVRICYSQPTRDSNFLCSISELGFAIEVGPVAQGVLNAELFQKTEALIYQVLDYIESYNHGMNQPQTSTLTYYQYAGVIDYPRNEYGEIQGMIYPQLQFRDYEPLNPGEPIFLTFDGTAIAYQGQSTVYPIFINEAAYYEKGIAMCLTQKKTLEI